In one Halococcus salsus genomic region, the following are encoded:
- a CDS encoding DUF1648 domain-containing protein: MNLRPNRVDVAGLVIAMLTLLGSLAFWSQLPSRVAIHFSAGGDPNTVVPKALAVVLLPVIMLGSLIVMRAAAYYDPPDDGRVFVVTALGTMLLLAAIQFLVLGWNLGYAISMDAVLVGAVVWAIALVAYSYHRTGTIVRT, from the coding sequence ATGAACCTCCGCCCGAACCGCGTTGATGTAGCAGGTCTTGTTATCGCCATGCTCACCCTGCTGGGCAGCCTTGCGTTCTGGAGTCAACTGCCCTCGCGGGTAGCGATCCACTTCTCGGCGGGTGGTGATCCGAACACGGTGGTTCCGAAAGCGCTCGCGGTGGTACTTCTCCCAGTCATCATGCTGGGGTCGCTCATCGTAATGCGAGCCGCCGCCTACTACGACCCACCGGACGACGGTCGAGTGTTCGTCGTGACCGCTCTCGGGACGATGCTGTTGCTCGCCGCCATCCAGTTTCTCGTCCTCGGATGGAATCTCGGCTATGCAATATCGATGGACGCCGTTCTCGTCGGCGCGGTTGTATGGGCAATCGCGCTCGTCGCTTATTCGTACCATCGCACAGGGACGATTGTCAGGACGTAA
- a CDS encoding PHP domain-containing protein has product MNTDIHTHTTYSDGSDLGAMVVAAEQADLTALGLTDHCIVTDDDFGRRARYDLVETYEQRRADINRQRKTTDLRLYDAAEVSYAEGTEPRIETFLETADFAYTIGSVHFAGEYDYTSGSQYDAADEPECRAAVKRYYDAVVSLVESGLFDVLGHLDLPERIPALRRHTTRIDYERVASALDGSKVVPEVNAGRALRSLGRVHPDPGMLDVFTEQGIQFVLGSDSHTPDEISQRVAVLRNAASTHDLTLVSTQSLLT; this is encoded by the coding sequence ATGAATACCGATATTCATACCCACACAACCTACTCGGATGGGTCTGATCTTGGTGCGATGGTCGTGGCAGCCGAACAAGCAGACTTGACCGCGCTCGGACTCACGGACCACTGCATCGTTACTGACGACGACTTTGGTCGGCGGGCACGCTACGATCTCGTCGAGACGTACGAACAGCGCCGTGCGGACATCAACAGACAGCGAAAGACAACCGATCTGCGGCTATACGATGCTGCCGAAGTGAGTTATGCCGAGGGGACTGAACCTCGAATCGAGACATTCCTTGAAACAGCTGATTTCGCGTACACTATCGGTAGTGTCCACTTTGCAGGAGAATACGACTATACGAGTGGGAGCCAGTATGATGCTGCTGACGAACCAGAGTGTCGTGCTGCCGTCAAGCGATACTATGATGCTGTCGTTTCACTAGTCGAGTCCGGTTTGTTCGACGTTCTCGGTCATCTCGACCTCCCAGAGCGGATTCCTGCGTTGCGCCGACACACGACTCGAATTGATTACGAGCGCGTTGCGAGTGCGCTCGATGGCTCGAAAGTCGTCCCGGAAGTTAACGCTGGGCGTGCCCTACGCTCGCTCGGGCGTGTGCATCCAGATCCGGGAATGCTTGATGTGTTCACCGAGCAGGGAATTCAGTTTGTTCTCGGGTCGGATAGCCACACTCCTGATGAGATCTCACAACGGGTTGCTGTACTCCGAAATGCGGCTTCTACACATGATTTGACTCTCGTTTCTACTCAATCGCTTCTTACGTAA
- a CDS encoding 2-phosphosulfolactate phosphatase — MSLATDSAFESEVLEQMIPGRGMIPDDPLPGNYVVVDVAQFSTTVPELFANGAEYIYITEERGNEPSFKATYPDAKIGGSSGPNYRGEEGYDFFNSPSFVQSIDVAGRPTAMTSTNGGNVITDIRSAASDDVDIYVAGLTNGKAVAEHLRGSSKETYFVAAGSKGKPSPEDVVGALYVARHLHDNPLTDEQREIYREIVKFSKGPKYETKPQIKRTDLYEYALAFDTRDAVPKMNGQRLYDVSGTTENR; from the coding sequence ATGAGCTTGGCTACGGACAGTGCATTCGAGTCGGAAGTCTTGGAGCAAATGATTCCTGGGCGCGGAATGATCCCCGACGACCCACTCCCAGGGAATTACGTCGTCGTCGATGTCGCCCAATTTTCGACGACAGTCCCTGAATTGTTCGCTAATGGCGCAGAGTACATTTATATCACAGAAGAACGGGGCAACGAGCCATCGTTCAAAGCGACCTACCCAGATGCGAAGATCGGGGGCAGTTCCGGCCCGAATTACCGGGGAGAAGAAGGGTACGACTTCTTCAATTCACCAAGTTTCGTCCAGAGCATCGATGTTGCTGGACGGCCGACAGCCATGACCTCCACTAATGGGGGTAACGTAATCACTGATATCCGATCAGCCGCTAGTGATGACGTCGATATATATGTTGCTGGACTAACTAACGGGAAGGCAGTCGCCGAGCATCTCAGAGGAAGTAGCAAAGAGACGTACTTCGTTGCAGCAGGCTCAAAAGGTAAGCCCTCCCCTGAAGATGTCGTCGGCGCGTTGTATGTCGCCCGCCACCTTCACGACAATCCTCTTACTGACGAGCAGCGTGAAATATATCGAGAGATAGTCAAGTTCAGCAAGGGGCCAAAGTACGAGACGAAACCACAGATCAAGCGCACAGACCTCTATGAGTACGCATTAGCGTTTGATACTCGGGACGCCGTTCCGAAAATGAATGGGCAACGGCTCTATGACGTGAGCGGGACGACGGAGAACCGATGA
- a CDS encoding energy-coupling factor transporter transmembrane component T produces the protein MTPLDSLRDATSVEAIKTDLLRTAYENEGSFLHRLDPRVLLLWYAAFLFIPWLFYDTTVLLGLLVFVSVLAVLSRVSVFLVGLMAFTIASTLVSYALVTAFTGDPIAAVQALIPFTLKLTIISVSSLAVFSSMGPKTLSQGLQSLGVPRQFTFLITYGYRMLPVLFEEYHDLVNSFRLRSSAPDSPGRFRWRYYLYLLKLSMRAFYPMIFNVAKRSRVTVEAMEARGFSHSLHDDKSAELQLEGVRVRFIDVGFLIGSLVVVVGIATFL, from the coding sequence GTGACGCCGCTGGACAGTTTGCGTGATGCTACGTCGGTCGAGGCGATCAAAACTGATCTCCTACGCACGGCGTACGAAAACGAGGGCTCGTTTCTCCATCGGCTTGATCCACGAGTTCTGCTCCTCTGGTACGCAGCTTTTCTCTTCATCCCTTGGCTGTTCTACGATACCACAGTTCTCCTCGGGCTACTGGTGTTCGTGTCGGTGCTTGCAGTCCTATCACGAGTGAGCGTCTTCCTCGTCGGGCTGATGGCTTTCACGATAGCCTCGACACTGGTATCGTACGCTCTCGTAACGGCTTTTACAGGAGACCCGATCGCGGCCGTTCAGGCGTTGATCCCATTCACGTTAAAGCTGACAATCATCTCGGTGTCAAGTTTAGCGGTGTTCTCAAGCATGGGACCGAAGACACTCTCACAAGGACTTCAAAGTCTCGGGGTTCCGCGCCAATTCACTTTCCTCATTACCTATGGGTACCGAATGTTGCCAGTATTGTTCGAAGAATATCATGACCTCGTCAACTCATTCAGACTACGAAGTTCAGCTCCCGACTCGCCAGGTCGGTTTCGATGGCGGTATTATCTCTATCTGCTCAAACTGTCGATGCGTGCTTTCTATCCGATGATCTTCAACGTCGCTAAGCGAAGCCGCGTTACTGTGGAAGCCATGGAAGCTCGTGGCTTCTCACACTCTCTCCACGACGACAAAAGCGCAGAACTTCAATTAGAAGGTGTGCGGGTCCGGTTCATCGACGTAGGATTTCTTATTGGTTCTTTAGTTGTCGTTGTTGGAATTGCTACCTTCCTCTAG
- a CDS encoding ABC transporter ATP-binding protein → MESTHNSRIVVEDLHFRYPGTDDEVLSGADLSIDPGEFVAIIGGNGSGKTTLCKSFNGLIPHFYEGDIRGRVTVAGHDVPTSSVSALSQHVGYVFQEFDNQLVSPTVFEEVAFAPMNYGHDDYREKTHKTIDLLGLDGLEDRFIWELSGGQKHIVALAAALSLDPEILVVDEPAAQLDPINARKTYEHLARLNEVYGKTVVTIEHQTEFVAEYCDSVVLVEDGAVSWKLPVEAALNQLGDLRAQDVHPPQVTRIAERVSTDDNTLPVTFADGIDWFGNSEINSRDRTDKGEQTRRRDDPTISINNVSHSYETLQNGTKTVLDRISLGLYPNDRVALVGSNGAGKSTLLQLITGLETPDSGSIVVNGTNTDTVLPEQLAEEIAYVKQNPEEMFIADSVRADVAHYLSDRGYPDADERVDDVIEFLDLESLQARDGRLLSVGQQRRASLAIGLATDPSIVLLDEPTGSLDLASREELNRTLDRAGKRVETVVVATHDLELAASWATRVVVLNDGDIISDGPPADVFANLGPLEQANLQPPQVVRLGAELGSDLPPLTVDAFANRLEGASASTETRIIGEEKW, encoded by the coding sequence ATGGAGTCCACACACAACTCCCGTATCGTCGTTGAGGACCTGCATTTTCGGTATCCAGGAACCGACGACGAGGTGCTATCCGGGGCTGACCTCTCTATTGACCCTGGTGAGTTCGTTGCTATCATCGGTGGCAACGGATCAGGAAAGACAACACTCTGTAAATCATTCAACGGACTCATACCCCATTTTTACGAGGGGGATATTCGAGGACGAGTTACCGTTGCTGGACACGATGTTCCCACGAGTTCCGTCTCGGCACTATCACAACATGTGGGGTATGTTTTTCAGGAGTTCGATAACCAACTCGTCAGTCCAACGGTGTTCGAAGAAGTGGCTTTCGCGCCGATGAACTACGGACACGACGATTACCGCGAAAAAACCCACAAAACAATAGACCTTCTCGGTCTCGATGGACTCGAAGATAGATTCATCTGGGAGTTATCCGGAGGGCAGAAACACATAGTAGCGCTGGCAGCAGCATTATCCTTGGACCCTGAGATTCTCGTCGTTGACGAACCAGCCGCGCAGCTCGATCCAATTAACGCTCGTAAAACTTACGAACACCTCGCTCGTCTCAATGAAGTATACGGGAAGACTGTTGTCACGATCGAGCATCAGACGGAGTTTGTCGCCGAGTACTGTGACAGCGTCGTACTGGTGGAAGACGGAGCCGTTAGTTGGAAGCTGCCGGTTGAGGCAGCACTCAATCAGTTGGGAGACCTCCGAGCACAGGACGTACATCCACCGCAGGTCACTCGCATTGCAGAGCGTGTTTCCACTGATGATAATACACTTCCAGTAACATTTGCAGATGGTATTGATTGGTTTGGCAACTCGGAGATCAATAGTAGAGATCGGACTGATAAAGGAGAACAGACACGACGACGAGACGACCCCACGATCTCTATTAACAATGTCTCACATTCATACGAGACACTGCAAAATGGGACTAAAACGGTTCTCGACCGGATATCGTTGGGATTGTACCCTAATGACCGAGTTGCACTTGTTGGCAGTAACGGAGCCGGAAAATCGACACTTCTGCAGCTGATAACCGGGCTAGAAACACCCGATTCGGGAAGTATTGTTGTCAACGGAACAAATACTGACACCGTACTGCCCGAACAGTTAGCGGAAGAAATCGCCTACGTCAAACAGAATCCAGAGGAGATGTTCATTGCGGACAGCGTTCGTGCCGATGTAGCCCATTACCTGTCCGATAGGGGTTACCCCGACGCTGACGAACGGGTGGATGACGTCATTGAATTTCTCGACTTGGAGTCCCTGCAAGCAAGAGATGGCCGACTGCTCAGTGTTGGACAGCAGCGGCGTGCGTCGTTAGCGATCGGTCTGGCGACGGATCCCTCGATAGTCTTACTTGACGAACCCACCGGGAGTCTTGATCTTGCCAGTAGAGAGGAACTCAATCGTACCCTTGATCGGGCTGGTAAAAGGGTTGAGACTGTCGTAGTCGCAACTCACGACCTTGAGCTTGCGGCATCGTGGGCAACTCGGGTCGTCGTCCTCAACGATGGCGACATTATCAGCGATGGACCGCCAGCCGACGTGTTCGCCAACCTCGGTCCACTTGAGCAAGCGAATCTCCAACCACCACAGGTAGTCCGATTAGGGGCAGAACTCGGATCTGACTTGCCACCGCTGACTGTCGATGCCTTCGCTAACCGTCTTGAGGGGGCTTCAGCGTCGACAGAGACAAGGATCATCGGGGAGGAAAAATGGTGA